One genomic segment of Streptomyces liangshanensis includes these proteins:
- a CDS encoding glycosyltransferase family 87 protein, giving the protein MTRWVGRAGSGGRAAVAVWAVTRAALLLCVFKVVTLPGPDVTGDVTVIYQGWSEVLRTGTYPLDDVTWQYPPAAALAILSPAALPFLGYAAAFFVLACACDAVVLGLLVRAGRRPGGSARGVWVWVAGVPLLGPTAYARYDVMVTAVAVAALVAGARRPAVKGALAGFGALLKVWPALLLVGTPRGMPTRRAWAVAGGTALVVTAGCVAAMPGALAFLTFQRDRGTEVESLGALVFHGARHVGWEGEVLLNYGSVEFLGPYVRLVSAAALALSGVALGWLVVWRLRAREFPASTPGDAAFVAVLLFTTTSRVISPQYLLWLVGLAAACLVVRTSGMVLPARLVLVATGVTLLEFPLLFSHVVASDPLGVLLLAVRNGLLVAAALIACRRLWVRTVAAPRRRAARAREVSPGVPVRTRATVR; this is encoded by the coding sequence ATGACCAGGTGGGTGGGCCGGGCGGGATCCGGAGGACGGGCGGCCGTCGCGGTGTGGGCCGTCACCAGGGCGGCGCTGCTGCTCTGCGTGTTCAAGGTCGTCACCCTGCCCGGCCCCGACGTCACCGGCGACGTCACGGTCATCTACCAGGGCTGGTCCGAGGTGCTCAGGACCGGCACGTACCCGCTGGACGACGTGACGTGGCAGTACCCGCCCGCCGCCGCGCTCGCGATCCTCTCGCCGGCGGCGCTGCCGTTCCTGGGCTACGCCGCCGCGTTCTTCGTCCTGGCGTGCGCGTGCGACGCGGTGGTCCTCGGCCTGCTGGTTCGGGCGGGCCGGCGCCCGGGCGGGTCGGCGCGCGGGGTGTGGGTGTGGGTGGCGGGGGTGCCGCTGCTGGGGCCGACGGCGTACGCGCGGTACGACGTGATGGTGACGGCCGTCGCGGTGGCGGCGCTGGTGGCCGGGGCGCGCCGGCCGGCCGTGAAGGGGGCGCTCGCCGGGTTCGGCGCGCTGCTGAAGGTGTGGCCGGCGCTGCTGCTGGTGGGCACGCCGCGCGGGATGCCGACGCGCCGGGCGTGGGCGGTGGCGGGCGGGACGGCGCTGGTGGTGACGGCGGGGTGTGTCGCGGCGATGCCGGGTGCGCTGGCGTTCCTGACGTTCCAGCGGGACCGGGGGACGGAGGTCGAGTCGCTGGGGGCGCTCGTGTTCCACGGGGCGCGGCACGTCGGCTGGGAGGGGGAGGTGCTGCTGAACTACGGCTCGGTGGAGTTCCTCGGCCCGTACGTGAGGCTGGTGAGCGCGGCCGCGCTGGCGCTGAGCGGGGTGGCGCTGGGGTGGCTGGTGGTGTGGCGGCTGCGGGCGCGGGAGTTCCCCGCGAGCACGCCGGGCGACGCGGCTTTCGTGGCGGTGCTGCTGTTCACCACGACGAGCCGGGTGATCAGCCCGCAGTACCTGCTGTGGCTGGTGGGCCTGGCCGCCGCGTGCCTGGTGGTGCGGACGAGCGGGATGGTGCTGCCGGCGCGCCTGGTGCTGGTGGCCACGGGGGTGACGCTGCTCGAATTCCCGCTGCTGTTCTCGCACGTCGTCGCGAGCGACCCGCTGGGGGTGCTGCTGCTGGCCGTACGGAACGGTCTGCTCGTCGCGGCGGCCCTGATCGCCTGCCGGCGGCTGTGGGTACGGACGGTGGCGGCGCCGCGGCGGCGGGCGGCGCGGGCGCGGGAGGTCAGCCCAGGCGTTCCCGTACGTACGCGCGCCACCGTGCGGTGA
- a CDS encoding ArsA family ATPase: MRTVLVTGPGGAGRTTVAAATALATARSGGRTLLLSADPLDTLLGTPPGPGPADPAWIRDGLWAARVDSGDHFRTELLALQERVTPALDLLGARPLREEELTELPGSGQFALLHALRRAAEGDWDVLVVDLPPPREALATLALPEQLRRYLRRLLPRERQAARALRPMMAQLAGVPMPAQWLYDMAAHRDAELAAVQSVIEDRGTTLRLVAEPGPAGEEALRLARAGAALYGLAVDPLVPNRLLPQDSADPWLATLAAQQRKSLDAWRGTGTHPADALRPVTHLGRDPHGPDDLALLDTAAGGLAVDPDGPAGTGPREEPGRVEDRLAEDGLLVWCLPLPGVAKSELTLVRRDDELVLTVGPFRRIVPLPSVLRRCTVAGAALTDGLLRVRFTPDPALWPRSN; the protein is encoded by the coding sequence ATGCGTACGGTCCTCGTCACCGGTCCCGGCGGTGCGGGCCGTACGACGGTCGCCGCGGCCACCGCCCTCGCCACCGCCCGGAGCGGCGGCCGCACGCTGCTGCTGTCCGCCGACCCCCTCGACACCCTCCTCGGCACGCCCCCGGGCCCCGGTCCCGCCGACCCCGCGTGGATCAGGGACGGCCTGTGGGCCGCGCGCGTCGACTCCGGTGACCACTTCCGTACGGAACTGCTCGCCCTCCAGGAACGGGTCACCCCCGCCCTCGACCTGCTCGGCGCCCGCCCGCTGCGCGAGGAGGAGCTCACCGAACTCCCCGGCAGCGGCCAGTTCGCCCTGCTGCACGCCCTGCGCCGGGCCGCGGAAGGCGACTGGGACGTCCTCGTCGTCGACCTGCCCCCGCCGCGCGAGGCCCTCGCCACCCTCGCCCTGCCCGAACAGCTGCGCCGCTACCTGCGCCGGCTGCTGCCCCGGGAACGGCAGGCCGCGCGCGCCCTGCGCCCGATGATGGCCCAGCTGGCCGGCGTCCCCATGCCCGCCCAGTGGCTGTACGACATGGCCGCCCACCGGGACGCCGAGCTGGCCGCCGTCCAGTCGGTGATCGAGGACCGCGGGACCACCCTGCGCCTGGTCGCCGAACCAGGACCCGCCGGGGAGGAGGCCCTGCGCCTCGCCCGCGCCGGGGCCGCCCTGTACGGCCTGGCCGTCGACCCGCTCGTACCGAACCGGCTGCTGCCGCAGGACTCCGCCGACCCCTGGCTGGCGACCCTGGCCGCCCAGCAGCGCAAGAGCCTGGACGCGTGGCGCGGCACCGGAACACACCCGGCCGATGCCCTGCGCCCCGTGACCCACCTGGGCCGCGACCCGCACGGACCCGACGACCTGGCCCTGCTGGACACGGCCGCCGGCGGACTCGCCGTGGACCCGGACGGACCGGCCGGGACGGGCCCCCGCGAGGAACCCGGGCGGGTCGAGGACCGCCTCGCCGAGGACGGCCTGCTGGTCTGGTGCCTCCCGCTGCCCGGCGTCGCCAAGAGCGAACTCACCCTCGTGCGCCGGGACGACGAACTCGTCCTCACCGTCGGCCCGTTCCGCCGGATCGTGCCGCTGCCCTCCGTGCTGCGCCGCTGCACGGTCGCCGGGGCGGCCCTCACGGACGGCCTGCTGCGCGTCAGGTTCACCCCCGACCCCGCCCTGTGGCCGCGTTCGAACTGA
- a CDS encoding NYN domain-containing protein: MEQPDSGAAAGGDAAEALDRPLPDGVRRRVVALVSDAFGGLTVTELPPQLRQYARFTPNRRAKFAGNAMAAALESDPLFRQRIGERITQSQPELSSALESGSPPAAADPVDVAAAAYVLRPPGWVKLVAAAGEEAQRADAERAGEEARRELERLREELAVARALTKSENERLRTELEAARKETESLHRKLRSAQSDVKRGEAALRRTTAESEALKAEAAAQVSAAESETRRIRARLAEAESTVESSRRAAREGRSIEDMRLRLLLDTVLESAQGLRRELALPPATTRPADSVDAVEPGRMSPKDVAARALSDMDPALLDQLLALPQAHLIVDGYNVTKTGYPTMPLEKQRLRLLGGLAMLAAQSGAEMTCVFDGAELAAPVLLAPPRGVRVLFSKPGITADELIRQLVRAEPPGRPVVVVSTDREVADGVAKAGARPVASALLLKRLSRS, translated from the coding sequence GTGGAGCAGCCGGACAGCGGTGCCGCGGCCGGCGGTGACGCCGCCGAGGCGCTCGACCGTCCGCTCCCTGACGGGGTGAGACGCCGTGTCGTCGCGCTGGTCTCGGACGCCTTCGGCGGGCTGACCGTCACCGAACTCCCGCCGCAGCTGCGCCAGTACGCCCGCTTCACCCCGAACAGGCGTGCCAAGTTCGCGGGCAACGCGATGGCAGCGGCGCTGGAGAGCGACCCCCTCTTCCGGCAGCGGATCGGGGAGCGGATCACCCAGTCGCAGCCCGAGCTGTCCTCCGCGCTGGAGTCCGGCTCGCCCCCCGCCGCCGCCGATCCCGTCGACGTGGCCGCCGCCGCGTACGTGCTGCGGCCCCCCGGATGGGTGAAGTTGGTGGCGGCCGCCGGCGAGGAGGCCCAGCGGGCCGACGCCGAGCGCGCGGGCGAGGAGGCCAGGCGCGAGCTGGAGCGGCTGCGCGAGGAGCTGGCCGTCGCCAGGGCGCTGACGAAGAGCGAGAACGAACGGCTGCGTACGGAGCTGGAGGCGGCCCGCAAGGAGACCGAGTCCCTCCACCGCAAGCTGCGCAGCGCCCAGAGCGACGTCAAGCGGGGCGAGGCCGCCCTGCGCCGTACGACCGCCGAGTCCGAGGCGCTCAAGGCGGAGGCCGCCGCGCAGGTGTCGGCCGCCGAGAGCGAGACCCGGCGGATCAGGGCGCGGCTGGCCGAGGCCGAGTCCACGGTCGAGTCGAGCCGCAGGGCCGCGCGCGAGGGCCGGTCGATAGAGGACATGCGGCTGCGGCTGCTGCTGGACACGGTCCTGGAGTCGGCGCAGGGGCTGCGCCGCGAGCTGGCGCTGCCGCCCGCCACCACCCGGCCGGCGGACTCGGTCGACGCCGTGGAGCCGGGCCGGATGTCCCCCAAGGACGTGGCGGCGCGGGCGTTGTCCGACATGGACCCGGCGCTGCTCGACCAGTTGCTGGCGCTGCCGCAGGCGCACCTGATCGTGGACGGGTACAACGTCACGAAGACCGGCTATCCGACGATGCCGCTGGAGAAGCAGCGGCTGCGGCTGCTGGGCGGGCTCGCCATGCTGGCGGCGCAGTCGGGCGCCGAGATGACGTGTGTCTTCGACGGGGCGGAGCTGGCGGCGCCGGTGCTGCTCGCGCCGCCGCGCGGGGTACGGGTGCTGTTCTCCAAGCCCGGGATCACGGCGGACGAGCTGATCCGCCAGCTCGTGCGCGCGGAGCCGCCGGGGCGGCCCGTCGTGGTGGTCTCCACCGACCGTGAGGTCGCGGACGGGGTGGCGAAGGCGGGAGCCCGGCCGGTCGCGTCCGCCTTGTTGCTGAAGCGGCTTTCGCGCAGCTAG
- a CDS encoding SRPBCC family protein — translation MAEHTSSSITIEAAPADVMGVIADFARYPEWTGEVKEAEVLQRDAQGRAEQVRLVLDAGAIKDDHTLAYTWTGDDEVSWTLVKSQMLRSLDGSYLLAPVGAGDRTEVTYRLTVDVKIPMLGMIKRKAEKVIIDRALAGLKKRVESVPGA, via the coding sequence ATGGCGGAACACACCAGTTCGAGCATCACGATCGAGGCGGCACCGGCCGACGTCATGGGCGTGATCGCCGACTTCGCCCGCTATCCCGAGTGGACCGGCGAGGTGAAGGAGGCCGAGGTGCTCCAGCGCGACGCCCAGGGCCGCGCCGAGCAGGTCAGACTCGTCCTGGACGCCGGCGCGATCAAGGACGACCACACCCTCGCGTACACCTGGACGGGCGACGACGAGGTCAGCTGGACGCTCGTGAAGTCCCAGATGCTGCGCTCGCTCGACGGCTCGTACCTCCTCGCGCCCGTCGGCGCCGGCGACCGCACGGAGGTCACCTACCGGCTGACCGTCGACGTCAAGATCCCGATGCTCGGCATGATCAAGCGCAAGGCCGAGAAGGTCATCATCGACCGCGCGCTCGCCGGGCTGAAGAAGCGCGTCGAGTCCGTCCCCGGAGCCTGA
- a CDS encoding C40 family peptidase: MVSHRRPSQPGQGFGVRGGAVTAVSVAAATAAAALGAAPASADPHLTPDATRARVDRLFEQAEKATELYNKADERADALRALVDQAQDRAARGQERINHMRGALGSLAGAQYRAGGIDPGLALLLSSHPDDYLEKASVLDRVAEHQSGTLTELRQAQRALAQERLESTRDLAELERSRAAVARHKRTVERKLAEARRLVNALPDADRVSFDRASRSSDRDGLFGPSGAVPASGRAAAAVQAAEGAVGRPYVWGANGPTGFDCSGLTQWSYAQAGVGLPRTSQAQRYAGRQVSLSEARPGDLVAYRDDASHIGMYVGNGQVIHAPYPGAAVRYDPVGMMPVSSVTRV; this comes from the coding sequence GTGGTGTCCCATCGTCGCCCCTCACAGCCCGGTCAGGGATTCGGTGTCCGCGGGGGCGCCGTCACGGCCGTGTCCGTCGCGGCCGCCACCGCCGCGGCCGCCCTCGGCGCCGCCCCGGCGAGCGCCGACCCCCACCTGACACCGGACGCGACCCGGGCCCGGGTCGACCGGCTGTTCGAGCAGGCCGAGAAGGCCACCGAGCTGTACAACAAGGCCGACGAGCGCGCCGACGCACTGCGCGCCCTGGTGGACCAGGCGCAGGACCGGGCCGCGCGCGGCCAGGAACGCATCAACCACATGCGCGGCGCGCTCGGTTCGCTCGCCGGCGCCCAGTACCGCGCGGGCGGCATCGACCCCGGGCTCGCGCTGCTTCTCTCCTCGCACCCGGACGACTACCTGGAGAAGGCGTCCGTCCTGGACCGGGTCGCCGAGCACCAGTCCGGCACCCTGACGGAACTCCGCCAGGCCCAGCGGGCGCTGGCCCAGGAACGCCTGGAGTCCACCCGCGACCTGGCCGAGCTGGAACGCAGCCGGGCGGCCGTCGCCCGCCACAAGCGGACCGTCGAGCGCAAACTCGCCGAGGCGCGGCGGCTGGTGAACGCCCTCCCGGACGCCGACCGTGTGTCGTTCGACCGCGCGTCGCGCTCCTCCGACCGCGACGGGCTGTTCGGCCCCTCCGGCGCCGTACCCGCCTCGGGCCGCGCGGCGGCGGCGGTGCAGGCCGCGGAGGGCGCGGTGGGCCGCCCGTACGTGTGGGGCGCCAACGGCCCCACCGGCTTCGACTGTTCGGGCCTCACCCAGTGGTCGTACGCCCAGGCCGGGGTGGGCCTGCCCCGCACCTCGCAGGCCCAGCGGTACGCCGGCCGCCAGGTCTCGCTGAGCGAGGCGCGCCCCGGCGACCTGGTCGCGTACCGCGACGACGCGAGCCACATCGGCATGTACGTCGGCAACGGCCAGGTGATCCACGCCCCGTACCCGGGCGCGGCGGTGAGGTACGACCCGGTGGGGATGATGCCGGTCTCCTCGGTGACCCGCGTCTGA
- a CDS encoding AMP-dependent synthetase/ligase produces the protein MREFSLPALYEVPADGNLTDLVRRNAVQHPDVAVLGRKVDGVWTDVTAVQFLAEIRATAKGLIAAGVRPGDRVALMSRTRYEWVLLDFAIWTAGAVTVPVYETSSAEQVRWVLGDSGSVAVILESDGHAETVASVRDALPELRDVWQIDKGGVEALVASGAGIDDATVDARASSAKADDPATIVYTSGTTGRPKGCVLTHRAFFAECGNAVERLKPLFRTGECSILLFLPAAHVFGRLVEVAAVMAPIKLGCVPDIKNLTEELAAFRPTLILGVPRVFEKVYNGARAKARADGKGKIFDRAAGTAIAYSRALSTPRGPSLGLRIKHTIFDRLVYRKLRAVLGGAGEYAISGGAPLGERLGHFFRGVGFTVLEGYGLTESCAATSFNPWDRQKIGTVGQPLPGSVVRIADDGEVLLHGEHLFTEYWNNKAATAEALADGWFHTGDIGTLDEDGYLAITGRKKEILVTAGGKNVAPAVIEDRIRAHALVAECMVVGDGRPFVGALITLDEEFLTRWAADHGKPAGSTAATLRLDADLLAEIQRAVDEGNAAVSKAESVRKFRILASQFTEAGGHVTPSMKLKRNVVVAEFASEIEAIYSA, from the coding sequence TTGCGCGAGTTCAGCCTTCCGGCCCTGTACGAGGTCCCCGCGGACGGCAATCTGACGGACCTCGTCCGCCGCAACGCCGTCCAGCATCCCGACGTGGCCGTCCTCGGCCGCAAGGTGGACGGCGTCTGGACGGACGTGACCGCGGTCCAGTTCCTGGCCGAGATCAGAGCCACGGCGAAGGGCCTGATCGCGGCCGGCGTGCGGCCGGGCGACCGGGTCGCGCTGATGTCCCGTACGCGCTACGAGTGGGTGCTGCTGGACTTCGCGATCTGGACCGCCGGCGCGGTGACCGTCCCGGTGTACGAGACCAGCTCGGCCGAGCAGGTGCGGTGGGTCCTCGGCGACTCCGGGTCGGTCGCGGTGATCCTGGAGAGCGACGGGCACGCGGAGACGGTGGCCTCGGTCCGGGACGCGCTGCCGGAGCTGCGGGACGTGTGGCAGATCGACAAGGGCGGCGTGGAGGCGCTGGTCGCGAGCGGGGCGGGGATCGACGACGCGACCGTCGACGCGCGCGCGTCGTCCGCGAAGGCCGACGACCCGGCGACGATCGTCTACACCTCGGGCACCACCGGCCGCCCCAAGGGCTGTGTCCTCACCCACCGCGCGTTCTTCGCCGAGTGCGGGAACGCGGTGGAGCGGCTCAAGCCGCTGTTCCGTACGGGTGAATGCTCGATCCTGCTCTTCCTGCCCGCCGCGCACGTCTTCGGGCGGCTGGTCGAGGTGGCGGCCGTGATGGCGCCGATCAAGCTGGGCTGCGTCCCCGACATCAAGAACCTCACCGAGGAGCTGGCGGCGTTCCGGCCGACGCTGATCCTCGGGGTGCCGCGCGTGTTCGAGAAGGTCTACAACGGGGCGCGGGCGAAGGCCCGGGCCGACGGCAAGGGCAAGATCTTCGACCGGGCCGCGGGGACGGCGATCGCGTACAGCCGCGCGCTGTCCACACCCCGGGGTCCCTCGCTGGGCCTGCGGATCAAGCACACGATCTTCGACAGGCTCGTCTACCGCAAGCTCCGCGCGGTGCTGGGCGGGGCCGGGGAGTACGCGATCTCCGGCGGCGCGCCGCTGGGCGAGCGGCTCGGGCACTTCTTCCGGGGGGTCGGGTTCACCGTCCTGGAGGGGTACGGCCTGACGGAGTCCTGCGCGGCGACGTCGTTCAACCCGTGGGACCGGCAGAAGATCGGCACGGTCGGGCAGCCGCTGCCGGGGTCGGTCGTACGGATCGCGGACGACGGGGAGGTGCTGCTGCACGGCGAGCACCTGTTCACGGAGTACTGGAACAACAAGGCCGCGACGGCGGAGGCGCTGGCCGACGGGTGGTTCCACACGGGTGACATCGGCACGCTGGACGAGGACGGGTATCTCGCGATCACCGGCCGCAAGAAGGAGATCCTGGTGACGGCGGGCGGCAAGAACGTCGCCCCCGCGGTCATCGAGGACCGCATCCGCGCGCACGCGCTGGTCGCGGAGTGCATGGTCGTGGGCGACGGGCGGCCCTTCGTGGGGGCGCTGATCACGCTGGACGAGGAGTTCCTGACGCGCTGGGCGGCGGACCACGGCAAGCCCGCGGGGTCCACGGCGGCGACGCTGCGCCTCGACGCGGACCTGCTGGCGGAGATCCAGCGGGCGGTGGACGAGGGGAACGCGGCGGTGTCGAAGGCGGAGTCGGTGCGGAAGTTCCGGATTCTGGCTTCGCAGTTCACGGAGGCCGGGGGGCATGTGACGCCGTCGATGAAGCTGAAGCGGAACGTGGTGGTGGCGGAGTTCGCCTCCGAGATCGAAGCGATCTACTCCGCGTAG
- a CDS encoding metallophosphoesterase family protein, with product MGTRVHVVSDVHGNTRALATAGEGADALVCLGDLVLFLDYADHSRGIFPDLFGVGNADRIVELRTARRFDEARDFGRELWATLDVEPSAAIEGAVRRQYAEMFAVLPTPTYATYGNVDIPTLWPEYAGPGTTVLDGERAEIGGRVFGFVGGGLRTPMRTPYEISDEEYAAKVEALGDVDVLCSHIPPDVPELTYDTVARRFERGSRALLAAIHRTKPRYALFGHVHQPLAHRMRVGATECVNVGHFAATGRPWALEW from the coding sequence ATGGGTACACGAGTCCACGTGGTCAGCGACGTGCACGGGAACACCCGGGCCCTCGCCACCGCCGGCGAGGGCGCCGACGCCCTGGTCTGTCTCGGTGACCTCGTGCTCTTCCTCGACTACGCCGACCACTCGCGCGGGATCTTCCCCGACCTGTTCGGCGTCGGGAACGCCGACCGGATCGTCGAACTGCGCACCGCCCGCCGCTTCGACGAGGCCAGGGACTTCGGCCGGGAGCTGTGGGCGACGCTGGACGTCGAACCCTCCGCCGCCATCGAGGGGGCCGTACGCCGCCAGTACGCGGAGATGTTCGCGGTCCTCCCCACTCCTACGTACGCCACCTACGGCAACGTCGACATCCCCACGCTCTGGCCCGAGTACGCCGGACCGGGCACGACCGTCCTCGACGGCGAGCGCGCCGAGATCGGCGGCCGCGTCTTCGGCTTCGTCGGCGGCGGCCTCCGGACCCCCATGCGCACCCCGTACGAGATCTCCGACGAGGAGTACGCCGCCAAGGTCGAGGCCCTCGGCGACGTCGACGTCCTGTGCTCCCACATCCCGCCGGACGTGCCCGAGTTGACGTACGACACCGTCGCCCGCCGCTTCGAACGCGGCAGCCGGGCACTCCTGGCCGCCATCCACCGTACGAAGCCCCGCTACGCCCTGTTCGGCCACGTGCACCAGCCTCTGGCACACCGGATGCGGGTCGGTGCCACGGAGTGCGTGAACGTCGGCCACTTCGCCGCCACCGGGCGCCCGTGGGCACTGGAATGGTGA
- a CDS encoding C40 family peptidase, which produces MASHRRPKQPNRARVTVLTVTAAAAVALTSQAANAAPKPSKAEVKEQVDKLYHEAEVANEKLHAAEDAQDNLEKQVSALQDKVADGQDDLNELRDELGSIASAQYRTGGIDPSIQLFLSSDPDTYLEKASTLDQVSAKQAEMLQQIQAKQRSLAQQRTEAQDKVKDLSDARKQLADNKKQVQSKLAAAQQKLNTLTAKERADLAAADAERASRGNDRVELGDTPPPASGRASAALAAAKTQLGKPYISGAEGPNAYDCSGLVQWSYAQAGVQLTRTTYTQANEGTRIARSELRPGDLVFFSNLSHVALYVGNGQVIHAPKPGAVVRYEAMEWAGSYMFGVRI; this is translated from the coding sequence GTGGCGTCCCACCGTCGTCCCAAGCAGCCCAACCGCGCCCGGGTGACCGTTCTCACCGTGACCGCCGCAGCCGCTGTCGCACTGACCTCCCAGGCCGCCAACGCGGCCCCCAAGCCGTCCAAGGCCGAGGTCAAGGAGCAGGTCGACAAGCTCTACCACGAGGCGGAGGTGGCGAACGAGAAGCTGCACGCCGCCGAGGACGCGCAGGACAACCTGGAGAAGCAGGTCAGCGCCCTCCAGGACAAGGTCGCCGACGGGCAGGACGACCTGAACGAGCTCCGGGACGAACTCGGTTCGATCGCCAGCGCCCAGTACCGCACCGGCGGCATCGACCCCTCCATCCAGCTCTTCCTCTCCTCGGACCCCGACACCTACCTGGAGAAGGCCTCCACGCTGGACCAGGTGAGCGCCAAGCAGGCCGAGATGCTCCAGCAGATCCAGGCGAAGCAGCGGTCCCTCGCCCAGCAGCGCACCGAGGCGCAGGACAAGGTCAAGGACCTGTCCGACGCCCGCAAGCAGCTCGCGGACAACAAGAAGCAGGTCCAGAGCAAGCTCGCGGCCGCACAGCAGAAGCTCAACACCCTGACCGCGAAGGAGCGCGCCGACCTCGCGGCCGCCGACGCGGAGCGCGCCAGCCGCGGCAACGACCGCGTGGAGCTCGGCGACACCCCGCCGCCCGCCTCGGGCCGCGCCTCCGCCGCCCTGGCCGCCGCCAAGACCCAGCTCGGCAAGCCCTACATATCCGGCGCCGAGGGCCCCAACGCCTACGACTGCTCGGGACTCGTCCAGTGGTCGTACGCCCAGGCCGGCGTCCAGCTCACCCGTACCACCTACACCCAGGCCAACGAGGGAACGCGCATCGCGCGCAGCGAACTGCGCCCCGGCGACCTGGTGTTCTTCAGCAACCTGAGCCACGTGGCCCTGTACGTCGGCAACGGCCAGGTCATCCACGCCCCCAAGCCCGGTGCCGTGGTGCGGTACGAGGCCATGGAGTGGGCCGGCAGCTACATGTTCGGCGTCCGTATCTGA
- a CDS encoding glycosyltransferase family 4 protein: MDKTLIVTNDFPPRPGGIQAFLHNIALRLDPEKVVVYASSWKRGREGAEATAAFDAEQPFTVVRDPTTMLLPTPRVTRRAAELLRAHGCASVWFGAAAPLGLMGPALRRAGARRLVATTHGHEAGWAQLPASRQLLRRIGEGTDTITYLGDYTRSRIAPALSPAAAARMVQLPPGVDEKTFHPGSGGAEVRARLGLTDRPVVVCVSRLVPRKGQDTLIRAMPEILSAVPDAVLLIVGGGPYETALRRLAQAAGVAESVRFTGAVPWAELPAHFGAGDVFAMPCRTRRGGLDVEGLGIVYLEASATGLPVIAGDSGGAPDAVVEGETGWVVPGAPAPLAASATADRVVTLLLDPELRRALGERGRAWVEERWRWDTLATRLESLL, from the coding sequence ATGGACAAGACCCTGATCGTGACCAATGACTTCCCGCCCAGGCCCGGCGGGATCCAGGCGTTCCTGCACAACATCGCGCTGCGGCTGGACCCCGAGAAGGTCGTCGTCTACGCCTCCTCGTGGAAGCGCGGCCGTGAGGGCGCGGAGGCGACCGCCGCGTTCGACGCGGAACAGCCCTTCACCGTCGTACGCGACCCCACGACGATGCTGCTGCCGACGCCCCGCGTCACCCGGCGGGCGGCGGAACTGCTGCGCGCGCACGGCTGCGCGTCCGTGTGGTTCGGCGCGGCGGCGCCGCTCGGGCTGATGGGGCCCGCGCTGCGCCGGGCGGGCGCGCGGCGCCTGGTCGCGACGACCCACGGGCACGAGGCGGGCTGGGCCCAGTTGCCGGCGTCGCGGCAGCTGCTGCGGCGGATCGGGGAGGGTACGGACACGATCACGTACCTGGGCGACTACACGCGCTCGCGGATCGCCCCCGCGCTGTCGCCCGCGGCGGCCGCGCGGATGGTGCAACTGCCGCCGGGGGTCGACGAGAAGACGTTCCACCCCGGCTCGGGGGGCGCGGAGGTCCGCGCCCGGCTGGGCCTGACGGACCGGCCGGTCGTGGTCTGCGTCTCGCGCCTGGTGCCGCGCAAGGGGCAGGACACGCTGATCCGGGCGATGCCCGAGATCCTCTCGGCGGTGCCGGACGCGGTGCTGCTGATCGTCGGGGGCGGCCCCTACGAGACCGCGCTGCGGCGGCTGGCGCAGGCGGCGGGGGTGGCGGAGTCCGTGCGCTTCACCGGCGCGGTGCCGTGGGCGGAGCTGCCGGCCCACTTCGGCGCGGGCGACGTCTTCGCGATGCCGTGCCGCACGCGGCGGGGCGGGCTGGACGTGGAGGGCCTGGGCATCGTCTACCTGGAGGCGTCGGCGACGGGGTTGCCGGTGATCGCCGGGGATTCGGGCGGGGCGCCGGACGCGGTGGTGGAGGGCGAGACGGGGTGGGTGGTGCCGGGGGCCCCGGCACCCCTGGCCGCCTCGGCGACGGCGGACCGCGTGGTGACGCTGCTCCTGGACCCGGAGCTGCGTCGCGCTCTGGGGGAGCGGGGGAGGGCGTGGGTGGAGGAGCGCTGGCGCTGGGACACCTTGGCGACCCGCCTGGAATCCCTGCTGTAG
- a CDS encoding DUF5304 domain-containing protein, whose product MSESTERPAADSDAWATACAEDLEAEKARRRAVHGRPPASASEELRKLVDAVTDKVTSLQNPLFGMAAQGAVQQFINQARAAVEPVIERNPGVFDHLAAAGNELLAAYRDAVEGQESRWTKGPSDGRDVPPAERTDGVKGYGNDEQAFPGAPGVTDDTKSSDDPTDPRDEGPGPGGRIDLD is encoded by the coding sequence ATGAGCGAATCCACCGAGCGCCCCGCCGCCGACTCGGACGCCTGGGCCACGGCGTGCGCCGAGGACCTGGAGGCGGAGAAGGCCCGCCGCCGGGCCGTCCACGGCCGCCCGCCCGCCTCCGCCTCCGAGGAACTGCGCAAGCTGGTCGACGCCGTCACCGACAAGGTCACCTCGCTCCAGAACCCGCTGTTCGGCATGGCCGCCCAGGGCGCCGTCCAGCAGTTCATCAACCAGGCCAGGGCCGCCGTCGAACCGGTCATCGAGCGCAACCCCGGCGTCTTCGACCACCTCGCCGCCGCGGGCAACGAGCTGCTCGCCGCCTACCGCGACGCGGTCGAGGGCCAGGAGAGCCGCTGGACCAAGGGACCGTCCGACGGACGGGACGTACCGCCCGCGGAGCGTACGGACGGCGTGAAGGGGTACGGAAACGACGAGCAGGCCTTTCCTGGCGCCCCGGGTGTCACGGACGACACGAAAAGCTCCGACGACCCCACGGACCCCAGGGACGAAGGACCAGGTCCGGGCGGCCGCATCGACCTGGACTGA